Proteins encoded together in one Coffea arabica cultivar ET-39 chromosome 2c, Coffea Arabica ET-39 HiFi, whole genome shotgun sequence window:
- the LOC113729004 gene encoding uncharacterized protein: protein MFKCGLSTIDFDGSRFTWTNGSVWQRLDRALGNRRWSEAYPLSRVSYMARGRSDHNPLLIRCAGYRVRSSCFRFLNVWHRHPQFREIVSDAWSEEVYGMEMVRFYNKLKTVRDKLKQWNCVVFGNVSSKVAEAEQELKQREVEHDLLRSEESKIHLHEARADTIGHFLWSVYFGIRRQVQALTELPFKVPRVPQEDNELMKRLPTMEEIHENFFQGMEQPKSWSHSMVVLIPKVEVTSHWQDFRPISLCNVSSKIVSKILAIRISKLLPKLISPWQTRFVPGRGIVDNVLKGAPGTSSVLSC, encoded by the exons ATGTTCAAATGCGGGCtatctacaattgattttgatggatctCGATTCACATGGACTAATGGGTCAGTCTGGCAGCGCTTGGATCGGGCATTGGGGAATAGGCGGTGGTCCGAGGCCTACCCACTTTCTAGGGTTTCCTATATGGCCAGAGGGAGATCGGACCACAACCCTTTGTTGATTCGATGTGCAGGCTATAGGGTTAGATCGTCTTGCTTTCGGTTTCTTAATGTTTGGCACCGGCACCCCCAGTTTCGGGAGATAGTGTCGGATGCATGGAGTGAAGAGGTCTATGGCATGGAGATGGTTAGATTTTACAACAAGCTCAAAACGGTGCGAGATAAATTGAAACAATGGAACTGTGTGGTGTTTGGCAATGTCTCATCTAAGGTGGCAGAGGCGGAGcaggagttaaaacagagggAGGTGGAGCATGATTTGCTTAGAAGTGAGGAGTCGAAGATTCATCTCCATGAGGCCAGAGCGGATACAATCGGACACTTTCTATGGAGTGTGTATTTTGGCATCAGAAGGCAG GTACAGGCCCTCACTGAACTTCCTTTTAAGGTTCCTAGAGTCCCCCAGGAGGATAACGAGCTCATGAAACGGCTTCCTACGATGGAGGAAATCCACGAG AACTTCTTCCAGGGTATGGAGCAACCCAAGAGCTGGTCACACTCTATGGTGGTGCTCATCCCAAAAGTGGAGGTTACATCCCATTGGCAGGATTTTCGGCCTATTAGTCTTTGTAATGTAAGTTCTAAGATAGTGTCTAAGATATTGGCGATCAGGATAAGTAAGCTCCTCCCGAAGCTCATTTCACCATGGCAAACAAGGTTTGTTCCAGGACGAGGTATAGTGGACAATGTTCTAAAGGGTGCTCCAGGCACGTCAAGTGTTTTGAGTTGttaa